Proteins encoded by one window of Xanthomonas sp. DAR 80977:
- a CDS encoding diguanylate cyclase has product MLQPLPAYPIASESGAAQQRILLVENSRTFTGLLREAIEQRVELPVTVVSTLAEAARALDDGGSWFLALTGLVLADGDRDTVVDFFVARGLPTVVVSGVYDESLRKRVLTQQIVDFVLKNAPGSIDYLAWLVQRLARNRSIAALVVDDSPSARAYAASLLAMYGYQVVEAADGAAGLKAVEANPAIRLAVVDQEMPGMEGVEFTRRLRAMRARDKLAVIGLSGNSDPSLVPRFLKNGANDFLRKPFSREEFFCRVSQNVDQLELIGTLQDLATRDFLTGLPNRRHFLEQSQRLLPQWLARSDTVSVAMLDIDHFKHINDSWGHEAGDEALRAVAAAVAAHARTQDLVARFGGEEFCMLVPGLDAQTASAYFETLRQRIHALKVQVGEQTLRITISIGVCTSDGRRDALHPLLAEADKHLYLAKAGGRNRVEHAA; this is encoded by the coding sequence ATGCTGCAACCGTTGCCGGCCTACCCGATCGCCAGCGAAAGCGGGGCTGCCCAGCAGCGCATCCTGCTGGTGGAGAATTCGCGCACGTTCACCGGGCTGCTGCGCGAGGCGATCGAGCAGCGGGTGGAACTGCCGGTCACCGTGGTCTCGACCCTGGCCGAGGCGGCGCGCGCGCTGGACGACGGCGGCTCCTGGTTCCTGGCCCTGACCGGGCTGGTGTTGGCCGACGGCGACCGCGACACGGTGGTGGATTTCTTCGTCGCCCGCGGCCTGCCGACGGTGGTGGTCAGCGGGGTCTACGACGAAAGCCTGCGCAAGCGCGTGCTGACCCAGCAGATCGTCGACTTCGTGCTGAAGAACGCGCCCGGCAGCATCGACTACCTGGCCTGGCTGGTGCAGCGGCTGGCGCGCAACCGCAGCATCGCCGCGCTGGTGGTGGACGATTCGCCGTCGGCGCGCGCCTACGCCGCGAGCCTGCTGGCGATGTACGGCTACCAGGTGGTGGAGGCCGCCGACGGCGCCGCCGGGCTGAAGGCGGTGGAAGCCAATCCGGCGATCCGCCTGGCGGTGGTCGACCAGGAAATGCCGGGCATGGAAGGGGTGGAGTTCACCCGCCGGCTGCGCGCGATGCGCGCCCGCGACAAGCTGGCGGTGATCGGCCTGTCCGGCAACAGCGACCCGTCGCTGGTGCCGCGCTTCCTCAAGAACGGCGCCAACGATTTCCTGCGCAAACCCTTCTCGCGCGAGGAGTTCTTCTGCCGCGTCTCGCAGAACGTGGACCAGCTGGAACTGATCGGCACGCTGCAGGACCTGGCCACCCGCGACTTCCTCACCGGCCTGCCCAACCGCCGGCATTTCCTGGAACAGAGCCAGCGCTTGCTGCCGCAATGGCTGGCGCGCAGCGACACGGTCAGCGTGGCGATGCTCGACATCGACCACTTCAAGCACATCAACGACAGCTGGGGCCACGAGGCCGGCGACGAGGCGCTGCGCGCGGTGGCCGCCGCGGTGGCCGCGCACGCGCGGACCCAGGACCTGGTGGCGCGCTTCGGCGGCGAGGAATTCTGCATGCTGGTGCCGGGCCTGGATGCGCAAACGGCCAGCGCCTACTTCGAGACCCTGCGCCAGCGCATCCACGCGCTGAAGGTGCAGGTGGGCGAGCAGACGCTGCGCATCACCATCAGCATCGGCGTGTGCACCAGCGACGGACGGCGCGACGCACTGCACCCGCTGCTGGCCGAGGCCGACAAGCACCTGTACCTGGCCAAGGCCGGCGGCCGCAACCGGGTCGAGCACGCCGCCTGA
- a CDS encoding NAD(P)/FAD-dependent oxidoreductase yields the protein MTRSSSSPESRVPSPDTSWYTASAHPFPPQPPLRGQVRADVCILGAGYTGLSAALALAEAGYQVAIVEAQRVGWGASGRNGGQAIVGYGCEQHTLETLLGQADARLLFDFSRDGMRLLRERIQRHAIACDWRDGHAHVAIKPRQVRALQAGIVEMAQRYDYPLQWWDRDQLRTQLRSERYLGAMYDPASGHLHPLEYARGLARAALAAGVRIYEQSPVTALVRGARPILRGAHGEVQADFAVLAGNAWLRGIAPELESRIMPVGTYIGASAPLGAALARELIGNDMAVADVNWALDYFRLSRDHRLLFGGRASYSSLPPPGLRGVMTRRMRRVFPQLREVELDYVWGGYVDITRNRAPHWGRLSPNVYFAQGFSGHGVAATGLAGEVIAAAIAGQAQRLDLFAKIPHAPFPGGRLLRTPLLVAAMSWYKLRDALW from the coding sequence ATGACCCGCTCCTCCTCTAGTCCCGAGTCCCGAGTCCCGAGTCCCGACACTTCCTGGTACACCGCCAGCGCCCACCCTTTCCCGCCGCAGCCGCCGTTGCGCGGGCAGGTGCGGGCCGACGTGTGCATCCTCGGAGCCGGCTATACCGGGCTGAGCGCGGCGCTGGCGCTGGCCGAGGCCGGCTACCAGGTCGCGATCGTGGAGGCGCAGCGGGTCGGCTGGGGCGCGTCCGGGCGCAACGGCGGCCAGGCCATCGTCGGCTACGGCTGCGAGCAGCACACGCTGGAAACGCTGCTCGGCCAGGCCGACGCGCGGCTGCTGTTCGACTTCTCGCGCGACGGCATGCGACTGCTGCGCGAGCGCATCCAGCGCCATGCCATCGCCTGCGACTGGCGCGACGGCCATGCGCACGTGGCGATCAAGCCGCGCCAGGTGCGCGCGCTGCAGGCCGGCATCGTCGAGATGGCGCAGCGCTACGACTATCCGCTGCAGTGGTGGGACCGCGACCAGTTGCGCACGCAGCTGCGCAGCGAGCGCTACCTGGGCGCGATGTACGATCCGGCCAGCGGCCACCTGCACCCGCTCGAGTACGCGCGCGGGCTGGCGCGCGCGGCGCTGGCCGCCGGCGTGCGCATCTACGAGCAGTCGCCGGTGACCGCGCTGGTGCGCGGCGCGCGGCCGATCCTGCGCGGCGCCCACGGCGAGGTCCAGGCCGATTTCGCGGTGCTCGCCGGCAATGCCTGGCTGCGCGGCATCGCGCCGGAGCTGGAGTCGCGGATCATGCCGGTGGGCACCTACATAGGCGCCAGCGCGCCGCTGGGCGCGGCGCTGGCGCGCGAGCTGATCGGCAACGACATGGCGGTGGCCGACGTGAACTGGGCGCTGGACTACTTCCGCCTCAGCCGCGACCACCGCCTGCTGTTCGGCGGCCGCGCCAGCTATTCGTCGCTGCCGCCGCCGGGCCTGCGCGGGGTCATGACCCGGCGCATGCGCCGGGTGTTCCCGCAGCTGCGCGAGGTCGAACTGGACTACGTGTGGGGCGGCTACGTCGACATCACCCGCAACCGCGCCCCGCACTGGGGCCGGCTGAGCCCGAACGTCTATTTCGCGCAGGGCTTCTCCGGCCACGGCGTGGCCGCCACCGGCCTGGCCGGCGAGGTCATCGCCGCGGCCATCGCCGGGCAGGCGCAGCGCCTGGACCTGTTCGCGAAAATCCCGCACGCGCCGTTTCCCGGCGGGCGCCTGCTGCGCACGCCGCTGCTGGTGGCGGCGATGTCCTGGTACAAGCTGCGCGACGCGCTGTGGTGA
- a CDS encoding glutamine synthetase family protein produces MTRTHDAPLLPPDAAQALQRIPGCEQIDLLLPDSNGLLRGKRITRDALDKVYRDGVCLPMSLIATDITGNTVEETGLGYDIGDEDRLCFPVPGTLQPVPWAPVPSAQLLLAMRDEAGDPLDFAPREVLARVLARLRARGLTPVIAVELEFYLFDPRADADGRPQPPLQAHTGQRNDSTQVYYMQELDDQRGFTDAVAQACRAQGIPADTAVAEYAPGQFEINLKHRDDALAACDDALMLKRAIKATAQQQGLLASFMAKPFAAQSGSGLHLHVSLLDESGGNVFAGTPQAPAEALRHAIGGLQRSADDCLLLFAPHANSYRRFVANAFVPLNDSWGFNNRTVAMRVPHSDPANTRIEHRIAGADANPYLVAAAVLAGIEHGLQHRFDPGPPVQGNAYAQTEIRHPDWRGAIAGFLASDFVADRFGTRFRHVYGQQKRREMLDFHAQVSDLDYRWYLRTV; encoded by the coding sequence ATGACCCGCACCCACGACGCTCCGCTCCTGCCCCCGGACGCCGCCCAGGCCCTGCAACGCATCCCCGGCTGCGAACAGATCGACCTGCTGCTGCCGGACAGCAACGGCCTGCTGCGCGGCAAGCGCATCACCCGCGACGCGCTGGACAAGGTCTATCGCGACGGGGTGTGCCTGCCGATGTCGCTGATCGCCACCGACATCACCGGCAACACGGTCGAGGAGACCGGCCTGGGCTACGACATCGGCGACGAGGACCGGCTGTGCTTCCCGGTGCCCGGCACGCTGCAGCCGGTGCCGTGGGCGCCGGTGCCGTCGGCGCAGCTGCTGCTGGCGATGCGCGACGAGGCAGGCGACCCGCTGGACTTCGCCCCGCGCGAGGTGCTGGCGCGGGTGCTGGCGCGGCTGCGCGCGCGCGGGCTGACCCCGGTGATCGCGGTGGAACTGGAGTTCTACCTGTTCGATCCGCGTGCCGACGCCGACGGCCGGCCGCAGCCGCCGCTGCAGGCGCACACCGGCCAGCGCAACGACAGCACCCAGGTCTACTACATGCAGGAACTGGACGACCAGCGCGGCTTCACCGACGCGGTCGCGCAGGCCTGCCGCGCGCAGGGCATCCCCGCCGATACCGCGGTCGCCGAGTACGCGCCCGGCCAGTTCGAGATCAACCTCAAGCACCGCGACGACGCGCTCGCCGCCTGCGACGATGCGCTGATGCTCAAGCGCGCGATCAAGGCGACCGCGCAGCAGCAGGGCCTGCTCGCCAGCTTCATGGCCAAGCCGTTCGCCGCGCAATCGGGCAGCGGCCTGCACCTGCACGTGAGCCTGCTCGACGAGAGCGGCGGCAACGTCTTCGCCGGCACCCCGCAGGCGCCGGCCGAGGCGCTGCGCCACGCCATCGGCGGCCTGCAGCGCAGCGCCGACGACTGCCTGCTGCTGTTCGCCCCGCACGCCAACAGCTACCGCCGCTTCGTGGCCAACGCGTTCGTGCCGCTCAACGACAGCTGGGGCTTCAACAACCGCACGGTGGCGATGCGGGTGCCGCACAGCGATCCGGCCAACACCCGCATCGAGCACCGCATCGCCGGCGCCGACGCCAATCCCTACCTGGTCGCCGCGGCGGTGCTGGCCGGCATCGAGCACGGCCTGCAGCACCGCTTCGATCCCGGCCCGCCGGTGCAGGGCAACGCCTATGCGCAGACCGAGATCCGCCATCCGGACTGGCGCGGCGCGATCGCCGGCTTCCTCGCCAGCGACTTCGTGGCCGACCGCTTCGGTACCCGCTTCCGCCACGTCTACGGCCAGCAGAAGCGCCGCGAGATGCTGGATTTCCACGCGCAGGTGAGCGATCTGGATTACCGCTGGTACCTGCGTACGGTGTGA
- a CDS encoding MFS transporter codes for MTAAALPVSPVNSPRRVLLASLVGTTIEFFDFYIYATAAVLVFPTLFFPAGDADAARLQSLATFAVAFVARPVGSALFGHFGDRIGRKATLVAALLTMGLSTVVIGLLPSYASIGMWAPALLALCRFGQGLGLGGEWGGAVLLATENAPPGKRAWYGMFPQLGAPLGFLLSSGIFLLLGAVLDDAQFMRWGWRIPFVASALLVVTGLWVRLRIHETPDFQKALERNVRVALPMWTVLSRHAGALLLGTFGVFATFMLFYLMTVFALGYGTAVLGYGREQFLLLQMVGILFFAAGIPISAHYGDRYGTHRMMIAAGLLIVLFGLGFAPLFGAAHPWQLLAFLSLGSFFMGLTYGPCGTLLAELYPVQVRYTGASMSFNLAGIIGAAPAPYVASWLAKHYGLPWVGYYLSAGAALSLLALLVIGARRR; via the coding sequence ATGACCGCTGCCGCGCTTCCCGTTTCGCCCGTCAATTCGCCGCGCCGCGTGCTGTTGGCCAGCCTGGTCGGCACCACCATCGAGTTCTTCGACTTCTACATCTACGCCACCGCCGCGGTGCTGGTGTTCCCGACCCTGTTCTTCCCGGCCGGCGACGCCGACGCGGCGCGGCTGCAGTCGCTGGCCACGTTCGCGGTGGCGTTCGTGGCGCGGCCGGTCGGCTCGGCGCTGTTCGGCCATTTCGGCGACCGCATCGGGCGCAAGGCCACGCTGGTGGCCGCGCTGCTGACGATGGGCCTGTCCACGGTGGTGATCGGGCTGCTGCCCAGCTACGCCAGCATCGGCATGTGGGCGCCGGCGCTGCTGGCGCTGTGCCGCTTCGGCCAGGGCCTGGGCCTGGGCGGCGAGTGGGGCGGGGCGGTGTTGCTGGCCACCGAGAACGCGCCGCCGGGCAAGCGCGCCTGGTACGGCATGTTCCCGCAACTGGGCGCGCCGCTGGGCTTCCTGCTGTCCTCCGGGATCTTCCTGCTGCTCGGTGCGGTGCTCGACGATGCGCAGTTCATGCGCTGGGGCTGGCGCATCCCGTTCGTGGCCAGCGCGCTGCTGGTGGTGACCGGGCTGTGGGTGCGCCTGCGCATCCACGAAACCCCGGATTTCCAGAAGGCGCTGGAGCGCAACGTGCGGGTGGCGTTGCCGATGTGGACGGTGCTGTCGCGGCATGCCGGCGCGCTGCTGCTCGGCACCTTCGGCGTGTTCGCGACCTTCATGCTGTTCTATCTGATGACGGTGTTCGCGCTGGGCTACGGCACCGCGGTGCTCGGCTACGGCCGCGAGCAGTTCCTGCTGCTGCAGATGGTCGGCATCCTGTTCTTCGCCGCCGGCATTCCGATATCGGCGCATTACGGCGACCGCTATGGCACGCACCGGATGATGATCGCGGCCGGCCTGCTCATCGTCCTGTTCGGGCTGGGCTTCGCGCCGCTGTTCGGCGCCGCGCATCCGTGGCAGCTGCTGGCGTTCCTGTCGCTGGGCTCGTTCTTCATGGGCCTGACCTACGGGCCCTGCGGCACCTTGCTGGCCGAGCTGTACCCGGTGCAGGTGCGTTATACCGGCGCCTCGATGTCGTTCAACCTGGCCGGCATCATCGGTGCGGCCCCGGCGCCGTACGTGGCCAGCTGGCTGGCCAAGCACTATGGCCTGCCGTGGGTCGGCTACTACCTCAGTGCCGGCGCGGCGCTGAGCCTGCTGGCCCTGCTGGTGATCGGCGCCAGGCGCCGCTGA
- a CDS encoding FdhF/YdeP family oxidoreductase produces the protein MSKKTIQPYTQPAGGWGALRAVAKHLMQQDVAVQGAKTLLHANQPDGFDCPGCAWPDRDHTSTFEFCENGAKAVAAEATARRATPALFAQYSVAQLAKYSDYWLEGQGRLTHPLRYDSASDHYVPVGWDEAFALIAGHLNGLASPDEAIFYTSGRTSNEAAFLYQLFVREFGTNNFPDCSNMCHEPSGTALRSQIGVGKGTVSLHDFELADAIFIFGQNPGTNHPRMLGELRQAAKRGAAIVSFNPLRERGLEKFADPQDKLQMLHNGSTRISSDYFQLKIGGDLAAVKGIIKHVLERDAEAAREARPRLLDLDFITQHTANFDAFAAEVIAEPWATIVEESGLGEAELRHAGEIYLKSERLIACWGMGITQHKHSVATIHMIANLLLLRGHLGRPGAGACPVRGHSNVQGDRTMMIYEQPPAAFLDRLKTVFGFEPPRAPGFDTVGAIEAMLDGRARTFFGMGGNFATATPDTEATHRALRRCDLTVHVTTKLNRSHLVHGRDALILPCLGRTEIDIQEGGPQSVSVEDSMSMVHLSAGINPPASAELLSEPAIVARLAEATLGARSAIRWRWLVADYDRIRDLIAQVFEDFADFNARVRVPGGFRLSNSARDRVWTTPEGRAVFKVHAVPTDNPIHRARRQRPGQVVFTLATTRSHDQYNTTIYGLDDRYRGVFGERRVLFINAADIADLGLQAGAWVDLESLGEDGVQRRAKRFLLVEYNIPRGCLAAYYPETNGLVPLSSFADEARTPTSKSIPVVVTPHLAEAADAVPRDIGVALVR, from the coding sequence ATGAGCAAGAAGACCATCCAACCCTATACGCAGCCGGCCGGCGGCTGGGGCGCGTTGCGCGCCGTCGCCAAGCACCTGATGCAGCAGGACGTGGCGGTGCAGGGGGCCAAGACCCTGTTGCACGCCAACCAGCCCGACGGCTTCGACTGCCCCGGCTGCGCCTGGCCCGACCGCGACCACACCTCGACCTTCGAGTTCTGCGAGAACGGCGCGAAGGCGGTGGCCGCCGAGGCCACCGCGCGCCGCGCCACCCCGGCGCTGTTCGCGCAGTACAGCGTGGCGCAGCTGGCCAAGTACAGCGACTACTGGCTGGAAGGGCAGGGCCGGCTGACCCATCCGCTGCGCTACGACAGCGCCAGCGACCACTACGTGCCGGTGGGCTGGGACGAGGCGTTCGCGCTGATCGCGGGCCATCTCAACGGCCTGGCCTCGCCGGACGAGGCGATCTTCTACACCTCCGGGCGCACCAGCAACGAGGCCGCGTTCCTGTACCAGCTGTTCGTGCGCGAGTTCGGCACCAACAATTTCCCCGACTGCTCGAACATGTGCCACGAGCCGTCCGGCACCGCGCTGAGGTCGCAGATCGGGGTCGGCAAGGGCACCGTGTCGCTGCACGACTTCGAACTGGCCGATGCGATCTTCATCTTCGGCCAGAACCCCGGCACCAACCATCCGCGCATGCTCGGCGAACTGCGCCAGGCGGCCAAGCGCGGCGCGGCGATCGTGTCGTTCAATCCGCTGCGCGAGCGCGGCCTGGAGAAGTTCGCCGATCCGCAGGACAAGCTGCAGATGCTGCACAACGGTTCGACGCGGATCTCGTCGGACTACTTCCAGCTCAAGATCGGCGGCGACCTGGCCGCGGTCAAGGGCATCATCAAGCACGTGCTGGAGCGCGATGCCGAGGCGGCGCGCGAGGCGCGGCCGCGGCTGCTGGACCTGGACTTCATCACCCAGCACACCGCCAACTTCGACGCCTTCGCCGCGGAGGTGATCGCCGAGCCGTGGGCCACCATCGTCGAGGAGTCGGGGCTGGGCGAGGCCGAGCTGCGCCATGCCGGCGAGATCTACCTGAAATCGGAGCGGCTGATCGCCTGCTGGGGCATGGGCATCACCCAGCACAAGCATTCGGTGGCGACGATCCACATGATCGCCAACCTGCTGCTGCTGCGCGGCCACCTCGGCCGCCCCGGCGCCGGCGCCTGCCCGGTGCGCGGCCACAGCAACGTGCAGGGCGACCGCACGATGATGATCTACGAGCAGCCGCCGGCCGCGTTCCTGGACCGCCTGAAGACGGTGTTCGGCTTCGAGCCGCCGCGCGCGCCCGGCTTCGACACCGTCGGCGCGATCGAGGCCATGCTGGACGGCCGCGCCAGGACCTTCTTCGGCATGGGCGGCAACTTCGCCACCGCCACCCCCGACACCGAGGCCACGCACCGCGCGCTGCGCCGCTGCGACCTCACCGTGCACGTGACCACCAAGCTCAACCGCAGCCACCTGGTGCACGGCCGCGACGCGCTGATCCTGCCGTGCCTGGGCCGCACCGAGATCGACATCCAGGAGGGCGGGCCGCAGAGCGTCAGCGTCGAGGACTCGATGAGCATGGTGCACCTGTCGGCCGGCATCAACCCGCCGGCCTCGGCGGAGCTGCTGTCGGAGCCGGCGATCGTCGCGCGCCTGGCCGAGGCCACGCTCGGCGCGCGCAGCGCGATCCGCTGGCGTTGGCTGGTCGCCGACTACGACCGCATCCGCGACCTGATCGCGCAGGTGTTCGAGGACTTCGCCGACTTCAACGCGCGGGTGCGCGTGCCCGGCGGCTTCCGCCTGTCCAACAGCGCGCGCGACCGCGTGTGGACGACGCCGGAAGGCCGCGCGGTGTTCAAGGTGCATGCGGTGCCGACCGACAACCCGATCCACCGCGCGCGCCGCCAGCGCCCCGGACAAGTGGTGTTCACCCTGGCCACCACGCGCTCGCACGACCAGTACAACACCACCATCTACGGCCTGGACGACCGCTACCGCGGCGTGTTCGGCGAGCGCCGGGTGTTGTTCATCAATGCCGCCGACATCGCCGACCTGGGCCTGCAGGCCGGCGCCTGGGTCGACCTGGAAAGCCTCGGCGAGGACGGCGTGCAGCGCCGGGCCAAGCGGTTCCTGCTGGTGGAATACAACATCCCGCGCGGCTGCCTGGCCGCCTACTACCCCGAGACCAACGGCCTGGTGCCGCTGTCCAGCTTCGCCGACGAGGCGCGCACGCCGACCTCCAAGTCGATCCCGGTGGTGGTGACCCCGCACCTGGCCGAGGCCGCCGACGCGGTGCCGCGCGACATCGGCGTGGCGCTTGTCCGCTGA